The proteins below come from a single Gordonia sp. X0973 genomic window:
- the hrpA gene encoding ATP-dependent RNA helicase HrpA — MSPSSPRRSPEADAQLIAARRARVPVITFPDELPVSACRSEIADALREHQVIVVAGETGSGKTTQLPKICLAAGRGVEGTIGHTQPRRIAATSVAERIADETGTELGDAVGYCVRFSDRVSETTLVKVMTDGILLREIATDPMLRAYDTLIIDEAHERSLNIDFILGYLARLLPRRPDLKLIITSATIEPEKFARHFTTASDAVPIIEVSGRTFPVEIRYRPPEPETETAAQIDSAISELWSGATGDILVFLPTERDIRDTAKALGHRESAGAEIVPLYARLSIAEQRRVFTPSNGRRIVLATNVAETSLTVPGIRYVVDTGTARISRYSPRTKVTRLPIEPVSQASARQRAGRCGRVAAGICIRLYDEADFDARPPFTDPEILRANLAGVILSMVSLRLGDISEFGFVSPPSPRAIADGLAELGELGAIGTRTDRAPKLTAVGRALARLPIDPRPARMLVAARDFGCLAEVLVVAAALSIPDVRLRPADKREAADEAHRRFDEPGSDFLALLNLWDYLEEQRKELSGNQFRRHCEREFLHWTRIREWRDLHRQLQRTVKDLGWSVTRTEERDADAIHQAILSGLLSNIAARKPDSKEYLGARNTSLMVFPSSPLARKPPAFLMAAEIIETSRTYASTVARIDPAWAERLAGDLCKRAYSEPHWSSRRGATMAYERVTLFGVVLVASRQVTYTKTDPQLCREMFLRHALVDGDWRTKHAFFERNRELLDDAVEVEHRARRRDLVISADQLYAFYDERVPEQVVSAQHFDTWWKQESRTHPDLLDLRAEDVVAATDVSDADYPGTWAQGDLRLTLRYKFAPGDPEDGVTVEIPRDLVKHVRPAGFDWSVPGMREDLTTALIRSLPKQLRKTVSPAPDFARAVLARLTPRAEPLLAGLARELSAMARTTITVDDFDVDRVDDHLRMNFAVVDESGSTIAASRSLAQLQRPDRSDRKRTTARVLASEWTADTFGDLPESITGQIAGQKVTRYPGLVVVDPSTVGSAQFASPAQRSAALHAAVLVLLEAALPSLGKKITAGLTPALRLALSQSPYPSLEALLRDCTRCAIRGVVTPAETAGLRTPADFAALRERFAPAIAEQAPDNFFAALDALSRLPGLSAAMDRHAGTMAAQDVADQVAQLVFDGFVGETPVDRLASLPRYLDAALMRLDAVTANPARDRDATAAVDRVVERWNLRLAQLPEARREPFNEYAHWMIEELRVGLYAQRLGTAGTVSEKRVIKAFDAFV; from the coding sequence ATGTCGCCATCCTCTCCGCGTCGTTCCCCCGAGGCTGACGCGCAGCTGATAGCGGCCCGGCGCGCCCGCGTCCCGGTGATCACCTTCCCCGACGAATTGCCCGTCAGCGCCTGCCGCTCGGAGATCGCCGACGCCCTGCGCGAGCACCAGGTGATCGTCGTCGCTGGCGAGACCGGTTCGGGCAAGACGACCCAGCTCCCGAAGATCTGCCTGGCCGCCGGCCGCGGCGTCGAGGGCACCATCGGGCACACCCAGCCGCGTCGCATCGCCGCAACCTCGGTGGCCGAGCGGATCGCCGACGAGACCGGCACCGAACTCGGCGACGCGGTGGGCTACTGCGTCCGGTTCTCCGACCGCGTCTCGGAGACGACCCTGGTCAAGGTGATGACCGATGGCATCCTGCTGCGCGAGATCGCCACCGACCCGATGCTGCGCGCCTATGACACGCTGATCATCGACGAGGCACATGAGCGCAGCCTCAACATCGACTTCATCCTGGGCTACCTCGCGCGCCTGCTCCCCCGTCGCCCCGATCTCAAGCTGATCATCACCTCGGCCACGATCGAGCCGGAGAAGTTCGCCAGACATTTCACGACGGCGTCTGACGCGGTCCCGATCATCGAGGTGTCCGGCCGCACCTTCCCCGTCGAGATCCGCTACCGCCCGCCCGAACCGGAAACGGAGACGGCCGCCCAGATCGATTCGGCGATCTCCGAACTGTGGTCCGGGGCCACCGGCGACATCCTCGTCTTCCTGCCCACCGAGCGCGACATCCGCGACACCGCCAAGGCGCTGGGCCACCGCGAATCGGCGGGGGCCGAAATCGTGCCGCTCTACGCGCGGCTCTCCATCGCCGAGCAGCGCCGCGTGTTCACCCCGTCGAACGGCCGCCGCATCGTGCTCGCGACGAACGTCGCCGAGACCTCGCTCACCGTCCCGGGTATCCGCTACGTCGTCGACACCGGTACCGCCCGCATCTCGCGGTACTCCCCGCGCACCAAGGTCACCCGCCTGCCGATCGAACCGGTCTCCCAGGCGAGCGCCCGGCAGCGCGCCGGCCGCTGCGGCCGCGTCGCCGCGGGTATCTGCATCCGGCTCTACGACGAGGCGGATTTCGACGCCCGACCACCGTTCACCGATCCGGAGATCCTGCGCGCGAACCTGGCCGGGGTGATCCTCTCGATGGTCTCGTTGCGGCTCGGCGACATCTCCGAGTTCGGTTTCGTCTCCCCGCCGTCGCCCCGGGCGATCGCCGACGGGCTGGCCGAACTCGGCGAACTGGGTGCCATCGGCACGCGGACCGATCGGGCGCCGAAGCTGACCGCGGTGGGACGCGCGCTCGCCCGGCTGCCCATCGATCCGCGTCCGGCGCGGATGCTCGTGGCCGCCCGCGACTTCGGCTGCCTCGCCGAGGTCCTCGTCGTCGCCGCCGCCCTGTCGATCCCCGACGTGCGGCTGCGGCCGGCGGACAAGCGGGAGGCCGCCGACGAGGCGCACCGCCGTTTCGACGAGCCCGGCTCGGACTTCCTCGCGCTGCTCAATCTGTGGGACTACCTGGAGGAGCAGCGAAAAGAGTTGTCCGGCAACCAGTTCCGCCGACACTGTGAACGCGAATTCCTCCACTGGACGCGGATCCGCGAATGGCGCGACCTGCACCGGCAGCTGCAGCGGACGGTCAAGGACCTCGGCTGGTCGGTCACCCGCACCGAAGAGCGGGACGCCGATGCCATCCACCAGGCCATCCTCTCGGGCCTGCTCTCCAACATCGCCGCCCGCAAACCCGACTCCAAGGAGTACCTGGGCGCGCGGAACACCTCGCTGATGGTGTTCCCCTCCTCCCCGTTGGCGCGCAAGCCCCCGGCCTTCCTCATGGCCGCCGAGATCATCGAGACGTCGCGCACCTATGCCAGCACGGTCGCCCGGATCGATCCGGCCTGGGCCGAGCGCCTGGCCGGCGACCTGTGCAAGCGCGCGTACAGCGAGCCGCACTGGTCGTCGCGACGCGGTGCCACGATGGCTTATGAGCGCGTCACCCTCTTCGGCGTGGTGCTGGTCGCATCGCGCCAGGTCACCTACACCAAGACCGACCCGCAGCTGTGCCGCGAGATGTTCCTGCGGCACGCCCTCGTCGACGGTGATTGGCGCACCAAACACGCCTTCTTCGAGCGGAACCGGGAACTGCTCGACGACGCCGTCGAAGTCGAACACCGGGCCCGCCGACGCGACCTGGTCATCAGCGCCGATCAGCTCTACGCCTTCTACGACGAGCGGGTTCCCGAGCAGGTCGTCTCCGCGCAGCATTTCGACACGTGGTGGAAGCAGGAGTCCCGTACCCACCCGGATCTGCTCGACCTGCGCGCCGAGGACGTCGTCGCCGCGACCGACGTGTCCGACGCCGACTACCCGGGGACGTGGGCCCAGGGCGACCTGCGCCTTACGCTGCGCTACAAGTTCGCGCCGGGCGATCCCGAAGACGGGGTCACCGTCGAGATTCCGCGCGACCTCGTCAAGCACGTACGGCCCGCCGGATTCGACTGGTCGGTACCGGGGATGCGCGAGGATCTGACGACGGCGCTGATCAGGTCGCTGCCCAAACAGCTGCGCAAGACGGTGTCGCCGGCCCCCGACTTCGCGCGGGCCGTGCTGGCCCGCCTCACCCCGCGCGCCGAACCGCTGCTCGCCGGTCTGGCGCGCGAACTCTCGGCGATGGCCCGCACCACGATCACCGTCGACGATTTCGACGTCGACCGCGTCGACGACCATCTCCGGATGAATTTCGCCGTCGTCGACGAATCGGGGTCGACGATCGCGGCGAGCCGGTCGCTGGCGCAACTCCAACGTCCCGACCGATCCGACCGGAAGCGAACGACCGCCCGCGTACTCGCCTCGGAGTGGACGGCCGACACCTTCGGCGATCTCCCCGAATCGATCACCGGGCAGATCGCGGGCCAGAAGGTGACCCGCTATCCCGGACTGGTGGTCGTCGACCCGTCGACCGTCGGATCGGCCCAATTCGCGTCGCCGGCGCAGCGTTCCGCCGCCCTGCACGCCGCCGTCCTGGTCCTGCTCGAAGCCGCACTGCCGTCCTTGGGCAAGAAGATCACCGCTGGCCTGACCCCCGCGCTTCGACTAGCACTGAGTCAGAGCCCGTACCCGTCGCTGGAGGCGTTGCTGCGCGACTGCACCCGCTGCGCGATCCGCGGCGTCGTCACCCCCGCCGAGACCGCCGGCTTGCGGACCCCGGCCGACTTCGCCGCGCTGCGCGAACGATTCGCCCCCGCGATCGCCGAGCAGGCCCCGGACAACTTCTTCGCCGCCCTCGACGCCCTCTCCCGACTGCCCGGGCTATCCGCCGCGATGGATCGCCACGCCGGGACGATGGCGGCCCAGGACGTTGCCGATCAGGTCGCGCAACTCGTCTTCGACGGATTCGTCGGCGAGACACCGGTGGACCGGTTGGCCTCGCTGCCGCGCTACCTCGACGCCGCGCTCATGCGGCTCGACGCCGTGACGGCCAACCCCGCCCGCGACCGGGATGCGACCGCGGCCGTCGACCGGGTCGTGGAGCGGTGGAATCTGCGCCTGGCGCAGCTGCCGGAGGCCCGCCGGGAGCCGTTCAACGAGTATGCGCACTGGATGATCGAGGAGTTGCGGGTCGGGCTCTACGCCCAGCGACTCGGTACCGCGGGCACCGTGTCGGAGAAACGGGTGATCAAGGCGTTCGACGCCTTCGTCTGA
- the nrdR gene encoding transcriptional regulator NrdR, which produces MHCPFCKHEDTKVVDSRLADEGQAIRRRRSCPECGRRFTTVENAVLAVVKRNGVTEPFSREKVMRGVRRACQGRQVDEDALAQLAQQVEDAVRSSGSAEVPSNEVGLAILGPLRDLDEVAYLRFASVYRSFESLEDFQREIDSLQSDRG; this is translated from the coding sequence ATGCATTGTCCGTTCTGCAAGCATGAGGACACCAAGGTCGTCGATTCCCGTCTCGCCGACGAGGGTCAGGCGATCCGCCGTCGTCGGTCGTGTCCGGAATGCGGACGCCGGTTCACCACGGTGGAGAATGCGGTGTTGGCCGTGGTCAAGCGCAACGGCGTGACCGAGCCGTTCAGCCGCGAGAAGGTGATGCGGGGCGTCCGGCGGGCATGTCAGGGCAGGCAGGTCGACGAGGATGCGCTGGCCCAGTTGGCGCAGCAGGTCGAGGACGCGGTGCGATCCTCGGGTTCGGCCGAGGTGCCGAGCAACGAGGTCGGGCTGGCCATCCTCGGGCCGCTGCGCGATCTCGACGAGGTCGCCTATCTGCGGTTCGCCTCGGTATACCGCTCGTTCGAGTCGCTCGAAGACTTCCAACGGGAGATCGACTCCCTGCAGTCCGACCGCGGCTGA
- a CDS encoding LysM peptidoglycan-binding domain-containing protein: protein MSAPVMHRPAVRPAPRPLRPAQTRRRPVDGRSHHPRPDRGTRCAAPVAPVQSRQQRVIARRRGSAAAILVGAALAGLVWLFAIVGGNYEASTAPDPVATSVVHVRGGETLNSVAARVAPDMPRQAVINQLRALNGLPSSQLTAGQALVAPVYR, encoded by the coding sequence ATGAGCGCACCAGTGATGCACCGCCCGGCAGTCCGCCCGGCTCCGCGCCCGCTCCGTCCCGCCCAGACCCGGCGCCGCCCGGTCGACGGCCGTTCCCACCATCCCCGGCCGGACCGCGGCACCCGGTGCGCTGCGCCGGTGGCCCCGGTCCAGAGCCGGCAGCAGCGGGTGATCGCCCGTCGCCGGGGGAGCGCCGCGGCGATCCTCGTCGGCGCTGCGCTCGCCGGGCTGGTCTGGCTCTTCGCCATCGTCGGCGGCAACTACGAGGCGAGCACTGCTCCCGATCCGGTTGCCACGTCGGTGGTCCACGTGCGCGGAGGCGAGACATTGAACTCGGTCGCCGCGCGCGTCGCCCCGGATATGCCGCGCCAGGCGGTGATCAATCAGCTGCGCGCGTTGAACGGGTTGCCGTCGTCGCAGTTGACGGCCGGCCAGGCGCTCGTGGCCCCGGTCTACCGATAA
- the lexA gene encoding transcriptional repressor LexA, giving the protein MAKKKSAESGLTDSPAAIEATLTQRQRDVLEVIRKSVRERGYPPSIREIGDAVGLVSTSSVAYQLKTLENKGLLKRDPHRPRAVNVAADKKGPPPGGAAAEGMPTPTYVPVLGQIAAGGPILAEEAIEDVFPLPRELVGDGNHFLLRVVGESMIDAAICDGDWVVVRQQNVADNGDIVAAMIDGEATVKTFKRDGAHVWLMPHNPLFDPIPGDRAVILGKVVTVMRRI; this is encoded by the coding sequence ATGGCCAAGAAGAAGTCGGCGGAGTCCGGCCTCACCGACAGCCCCGCCGCGATCGAGGCGACCCTGACCCAGCGTCAGCGCGACGTGTTGGAGGTGATCCGCAAGTCCGTCCGCGAGCGCGGATACCCGCCGAGCATCCGCGAGATCGGTGACGCGGTCGGCCTCGTGTCGACCTCGTCGGTGGCCTACCAGCTGAAGACCCTGGAGAACAAAGGCCTGCTCAAGCGCGATCCGCACCGCCCCCGCGCGGTCAACGTCGCGGCGGACAAGAAGGGGCCGCCGCCCGGTGGCGCCGCGGCCGAGGGAATGCCCACGCCGACCTATGTCCCCGTCCTCGGCCAGATCGCCGCGGGTGGCCCGATCCTCGCCGAGGAGGCCATCGAAGACGTCTTCCCCCTCCCGCGAGAACTCGTCGGCGACGGCAACCACTTCCTGCTCCGCGTGGTCGGCGAATCCATGATCGACGCGGCGATCTGCGACGGCGACTGGGTGGTAGTGCGACAGCAGAACGTCGCCGACAACGGCGACATCGTCGCCGCCATGATCGACGGGGAGGCCACCGTCAAGACCTTCAAGCGCGACGGCGCGCACGTGTGGCTGATGCCGCACAACCCGCTGTTCGACCCGATTCCCGGTGACCGCGCGGTCATCCTGGGCAAGGTCGTGACCGTGATGCGCCGGATCTGA
- the hflX gene encoding GTPase HflX: protein MTESELSPDPAVSTPPGALRTDDAPTTGQLQLDDRASLQRVAGLSTELTDVTEVEYRQLRLERVVLVGVWTSGTIAQANANMAELAALAETAGSQVLDALIQRRSSPDAATYIGSGKAGELREIVVATGADTVIADGELTPAQLNALEKVVKVKVIDRTALILDIFAQHATSREGKAQVSLAQMEYMLPRLRGWGESMSRQAGGRAGSNGGVGLRGPGETKIETDRRRIRERMAKLRREIRAMKTARTVKRLDRHRSGVPTITVVGYTNAGKSSLVNAMTGSGVLVQDALFATLDPTTRRARLDDGREVVFTDTVGFVRHLPTQLVEAFRSTLEEVADADLLVHVVDGSEAFPLDQVNAVRTVLREVSDEARDGTLPPELLVVNKLDAMDDLKHAELAAALPGALFVSARTGAGLPELFDAIRAEIGRGDVEMFVDLPFSRGDLVSRIHADGEIHSTEHHATGTKMRVRVPAALAGELVEFTRVDA from the coding sequence ATGACTGAATCAGAACTGTCCCCGGACCCCGCGGTTTCTACTCCGCCCGGCGCGCTTCGCACGGACGATGCGCCGACGACGGGTCAACTCCAACTCGACGATCGGGCGTCGCTGCAGCGCGTCGCCGGCTTGTCCACCGAACTCACCGACGTCACCGAGGTCGAGTACCGGCAGCTGCGCCTGGAACGGGTCGTGCTCGTCGGCGTCTGGACGTCGGGCACCATCGCCCAGGCCAACGCCAACATGGCCGAACTCGCCGCGTTGGCCGAGACCGCCGGGTCGCAGGTGCTGGATGCGCTGATCCAGCGCCGGTCCAGCCCGGACGCGGCCACCTACATCGGGTCGGGCAAGGCGGGTGAGCTGCGCGAGATCGTCGTCGCGACCGGCGCGGACACCGTCATCGCCGACGGCGAGTTGACGCCCGCCCAGCTCAACGCGCTGGAGAAGGTCGTCAAGGTGAAGGTCATCGACCGCACCGCGCTGATCCTCGACATCTTCGCCCAGCACGCGACCAGTCGGGAGGGCAAGGCGCAGGTCAGCCTCGCGCAGATGGAGTACATGCTGCCCCGGCTGCGCGGCTGGGGCGAGTCGATGTCACGGCAGGCCGGTGGTCGGGCGGGCAGCAACGGCGGCGTGGGCCTGCGCGGTCCGGGTGAGACCAAGATCGAGACCGATCGCCGTCGGATCCGGGAGCGGATGGCCAAGCTGCGCCGGGAGATCCGCGCGATGAAGACCGCCCGGACGGTGAAGCGTCTGGACCGGCACCGCAGCGGGGTGCCGACGATCACCGTCGTCGGCTACACCAACGCGGGCAAGTCGAGTCTCGTCAACGCGATGACGGGTTCGGGCGTGCTGGTGCAGGATGCCTTGTTCGCCACCCTGGACCCGACGACGCGCCGCGCACGGCTGGACGACGGCCGCGAGGTGGTGTTCACCGACACCGTCGGTTTCGTCCGGCACCTGCCGACGCAACTGGTGGAGGCGTTCCGGTCGACACTGGAGGAGGTGGCCGACGCCGATCTGCTCGTGCACGTGGTCGACGGCTCGGAAGCCTTCCCGTTGGACCAGGTCAACGCTGTGCGGACCGTGCTGCGCGAGGTATCGGACGAGGCGCGGGACGGCACGCTGCCGCCCGAGTTGCTCGTCGTGAACAAGCTGGACGCGATGGACGACCTCAAACACGCCGAATTGGCCGCGGCGCTGCCGGGCGCATTGTTCGTCTCGGCGCGTACCGGCGCCGGGCTCCCGGAGCTGTTCGACGCCATCCGCGCCGAGATCGGGCGCGGGGACGTCGAGATGTTCGTCGACCTCCCCTTCTCGCGCGGCGATCTCGTCTCGCGGATCCATGCCGACGGCGAGATCCACTCGACCGAGCACCATGCGACGGGCACCAAGATGCGCGTGCGGGTTCCCGCCGCGCTCGCGGGTGAACTCGTCGAGTTCACCCGCGTCGACGCCTGA
- the dapF gene encoding diaminopimelate epimerase, producing the protein MTALPHAFWKGHGTQNDFIIVDDAAALLALEPETVAVLCDRQRGIGADGLLRVARAGSLLDAGVLTALGEGIAADDLFMDYRNADGSVAQMCGNGVRVFAHYCRVAGLTDADEFVVGSRAGARPVRIHSVSPTSAEVSVGMGRVLRGVTSSATIGGRTFTGIAVDVGNPHLACVVPGLSHGELSALDLSGPVGFDTGVFPEGVNVELCTEPVADGDTLVASMRVVERGVGETRSCGTGLVAAGSALLASLGRDSGKLRITVPGGRVDVGIDDGGTTSTLRGPSRLVARGELFTGALD; encoded by the coding sequence GTGACCGCTCTCCCGCACGCCTTCTGGAAAGGCCACGGCACGCAGAACGACTTCATCATCGTCGACGACGCCGCGGCCCTGTTGGCGCTGGAACCGGAGACGGTGGCCGTGCTGTGCGACCGGCAACGGGGTATCGGGGCCGATGGTCTGCTGCGCGTGGCACGGGCCGGCAGCCTCCTCGACGCCGGTGTGCTCACCGCCCTCGGCGAGGGGATCGCCGCCGACGACCTGTTCATGGACTACCGCAATGCGGACGGCTCGGTGGCGCAGATGTGCGGCAACGGCGTCCGGGTGTTCGCCCACTACTGTCGGGTCGCCGGGTTGACCGATGCCGACGAGTTCGTCGTCGGATCGCGGGCCGGTGCGCGTCCGGTCCGCATCCACTCGGTTTCGCCGACGAGCGCTGAGGTCAGCGTCGGGATGGGCCGGGTGCTCCGGGGGGTGACCTCCTCGGCGACGATCGGTGGTAGGACCTTCACCGGGATCGCCGTCGACGTGGGCAATCCCCATCTGGCCTGCGTCGTTCCGGGTTTGTCGCACGGCGAGTTGAGTGCCCTCGACCTGTCCGGTCCGGTCGGATTCGACACCGGTGTGTTCCCCGAGGGGGTCAACGTCGAGCTGTGTACCGAACCGGTGGCCGACGGCGACACCCTCGTCGCATCGATGCGGGTCGTCGAACGCGGCGTGGGGGAGACGCGCAGCTGCGGAACGGGCCTGGTCGCGGCGGGCAGCGCACTACTCGCCTCCCTGGGGCGGGACTCCGGGAAGCTGCGGATCACCGTTCCCGGCGGCCGGGTCGACGTGGGCATCGACGACGGCGGGACGACCAGCACCCTGCGCGGTCCGTCGCGCCTCGTCGCGCGCGGCGAGCTGTTCACGGGCGCCCTCGACTGA
- the miaA gene encoding tRNA (adenosine(37)-N6)-dimethylallyltransferase MiaA, whose protein sequence is MSGTAGGGPRPIVVVGPTASGKSDLALHLAQRFDGEIVNADAMQQYRGMDIGTAKLAPDERRGIAHHQLDVLDVDETATVARYQAAAIDDVESIRARGRTPIVVGGSMMYYQALVDEWSLPPTDPTVRARFEEQLARVGTVEMHRRLGAVDPDAAATILDSDGRRIVRALEVVELTGEPFAASQPTIGDPRWDALLIGVDRPTELLDERIEARTAAMFANGFVDEVAGLLERGLREGQTAIRAIGYAQVVASLDGEYDVEHARELTFVGTRRYVRRQRSWFRRDPRIRWFDGGDEALADTVSEYCRAARIDQPGGSVD, encoded by the coding sequence GTGAGCGGGACCGCTGGCGGCGGTCCGCGGCCGATCGTCGTCGTCGGGCCGACGGCCAGCGGCAAGTCGGATTTGGCGCTGCACCTCGCGCAGCGGTTCGACGGCGAGATCGTCAACGCCGACGCGATGCAGCAATACCGCGGGATGGACATCGGCACCGCCAAACTCGCCCCTGATGAGCGCCGCGGCATCGCCCACCACCAACTCGACGTCCTCGATGTCGACGAGACGGCGACGGTGGCGCGCTATCAGGCCGCCGCGATCGACGACGTCGAGTCGATCCGGGCGCGGGGCCGCACGCCGATCGTCGTCGGCGGGTCGATGATGTACTACCAGGCGCTGGTGGACGAGTGGTCGCTCCCGCCGACGGACCCGACCGTCCGCGCGCGGTTCGAGGAGCAGTTGGCGCGGGTCGGAACCGTCGAGATGCACCGGCGGCTGGGTGCGGTGGATCCCGACGCCGCCGCCACGATCCTCGATTCCGACGGCCGCCGCATCGTGCGGGCGCTGGAGGTGGTGGAACTGACCGGCGAGCCGTTCGCGGCCTCGCAGCCCACGATCGGCGATCCGCGGTGGGACGCGCTGCTGATCGGCGTCGACCGCCCGACCGAACTGCTCGACGAGCGCATCGAGGCGCGGACGGCGGCGATGTTCGCCAACGGATTCGTCGACGAGGTGGCCGGACTCCTCGAACGTGGGCTGCGCGAGGGGCAGACGGCGATCCGGGCGATCGGATACGCGCAGGTCGTCGCCTCGCTGGACGGTGAATACGACGTCGAGCACGCGCGCGAGCTCACCTTCGTCGGCACGCGACGATATGTGCGGCGCCAGCGGTCGTGGTTTCGCCGCGATCCGCGGATCCGCTGGTTCGACGGCGGCGACGAGGCGCTGGCCGACACGGTGTCCGAATACTGCCGTGCGGCCCGGATCGACCAGCCGGGCGGATCGGTAGACTGA
- a CDS encoding DUF349 domain-containing protein, which produces MTTPESDTTTSGSQATPEPDSTTAAEPTATPAPVAPASATSASAAPKPRPRPGPRPGVKPVVTSAPITHQPTHAGDPHEFGRVDEKGVVWLKTADGEREIGQWQAGSPEEGLAHYSRRFEDLATEVEILEERLAARSGDPRKTRAAAQHLLDALPTAHVIGDVAALQARLGAIAATAEDVAEEVKAQRAQDREAAVARKEALAAEAEGLAADSTQWKEAGDRIRAILDEWRGIKGIDRKTDDALWKRYARARDKFNRRRGAHFAELDRDRASAKDRKEELIAQAEELSTSTDWGPTAGRFRDLMTEWKAAGRAPREVDDALWQRFKAAQDVFFGARNAEASQRDEEFSANGEAKAKLLDEAERTIDPKADLAAARRAYRLLQERWDEIGKVPRDQMGRLDGRMRALERKIRDAENESWRREDPEVAARAAQFAEKVAALEEQARKADERGKTSDAKKFREQAKQWQEWADAAKTAVSDR; this is translated from the coding sequence ATGACGACTCCCGAATCCGACACGACGACGTCTGGATCGCAGGCGACTCCAGAACCCGACTCGACGACCGCCGCGGAGCCGACCGCCACGCCCGCACCAGTCGCACCGGCATCTGCCACGTCGGCGTCTGCCGCGCCGAAACCTCGCCCCAGGCCGGGACCGCGCCCGGGCGTCAAGCCGGTCGTCACCAGTGCCCCGATCACCCATCAGCCGACGCATGCCGGCGACCCGCACGAGTTCGGCCGGGTGGACGAGAAGGGCGTCGTCTGGCTCAAGACGGCCGACGGGGAACGCGAGATCGGGCAGTGGCAGGCGGGCAGCCCCGAAGAGGGTCTGGCCCACTACTCGCGGCGATTCGAGGATCTGGCCACCGAGGTGGAGATCCTCGAGGAGCGCTTGGCCGCCCGCTCGGGTGATCCGCGCAAGACGCGGGCCGCCGCCCAGCACCTGCTCGACGCACTGCCGACCGCCCACGTCATCGGGGATGTCGCCGCGCTGCAGGCCCGATTGGGTGCCATCGCCGCCACCGCCGAGGACGTCGCCGAAGAGGTGAAGGCGCAACGGGCACAGGACCGGGAGGCCGCCGTCGCGCGCAAGGAGGCGCTGGCCGCCGAGGCCGAGGGTCTGGCCGCCGATTCCACGCAGTGGAAGGAGGCCGGCGATCGCATCCGGGCGATCCTGGACGAGTGGCGTGGCATCAAGGGGATCGACCGCAAGACCGACGACGCGCTGTGGAAGCGGTACGCCCGCGCCCGCGACAAGTTCAACCGGCGCCGCGGAGCCCACTTCGCCGAACTCGACCGCGACCGCGCGTCGGCCAAGGACCGCAAAGAGGAGCTCATCGCCCAGGCCGAGGAACTGTCGACTTCGACGGACTGGGGTCCGACGGCCGGGCGTTTCCGCGACCTGATGACCGAGTGGAAGGCGGCCGGGCGGGCGCCGCGCGAGGTCGACGACGCACTCTGGCAGCGGTTCAAGGCCGCCCAGGACGTCTTCTTCGGTGCGCGCAACGCCGAGGCGTCGCAGCGCGACGAGGAGTTCTCGGCGAACGGCGAGGCCAAGGCCAAGCTGCTCGACGAAGCCGAGCGGACCATCGATCCGAAGGCCGACTTGGCCGCGGCCCGGCGCGCCTACCGCCTGCTGCAGGAGCGGTGGGACGAGATCGGCAAGGTGCCGCGCGATCAGATGGGCCGCCTCGACGGCCGGATGCGCGCGCTGGAGCGGAAGATCCGCGACGCCGAGAACGAGAGCTGGCGACGCGAGGATCCCGAGGTGGCGGCACGCGCCGCCCAGTTCGCCGAGAAGGTCGCCGCCCTCGAGGAACAGGCCAGGAAGGCCGACGAGCGCGGCAAGACCTCCGACGCGAAGAAGTTCCGGGAGCAGGCCAAGCAGTGGCAGGAGTGGGCCGACGCGGCCAAGACCGCCGTATCCGACCGTTAG
- a CDS encoding antibiotic biosynthesis monooxygenase has product MIARTPPPPYVAVVFTSIRTQEDADGYAAMAEDMDLLAARQPGYLGVESARDTEGFGITVSYWSDEGAARAWKAVAEHLGAQRLGRDKWYAAYRVRVATVTREYGTAD; this is encoded by the coding sequence ATGATCGCGCGGACTCCGCCGCCGCCGTATGTCGCGGTCGTCTTCACCTCGATCCGCACGCAGGAGGACGCCGACGGCTACGCCGCGATGGCCGAGGACATGGACCTGCTCGCCGCGCGGCAGCCCGGCTATCTCGGCGTCGAGTCGGCGCGTGACACCGAAGGATTCGGCATCACCGTGTCGTACTGGTCGGACGAGGGTGCCGCACGGGCCTGGAAAGCCGTCGCGGAACACCTTGGGGCGCAGCGCCTCGGTCGCGACAAATGGTATGCCGCCTATCGCGTCAGGGTCGCGACGGTGACCCGGGAGTACGGCACCGCCGACTGA